One region of Sphingomonas adhaesiva genomic DNA includes:
- a CDS encoding helicase HerA-like domain-containing protein: MGDDGSIFIGAGAGGTAPQRLDLRRANRHGLIAGATGTGKTVTLQGVVEGFSAAGVACFVADVKGDLSGLALAGSPAAKTHAAFAARAADIGDTDWRYADTPVQFWDLYGEQGHPVRTTVSEMGPLLLARLMGLNEVQEGVLTIAFHVADAEGLLLIDLDDLQAMLAHCAERAEELTTTYGNVSRQSIGAIQRALLQLRSQGAGNFFGEPALELDDFLGTDERGRGIVNVLAADRLMAAPKLYATFLLWLLSELFEHLPEVGDPEKPTLCFFFDEAHLLFDDAPEALMEKVEQVVRLIRSKGVGVYFITQNPIDIPDKVAGQLGNRIQHKLNAFTPRDQKAVRAAADTFRANPAVDVASAITELKTGEALVSLLQRDGAPAPVERTLIRPPASRVGPVTADERRVLIQTDRIGAKYDTVVDRESAEELLAAKTHEAAAALAAARARDDAEKAAALAAKEQARAAKEAERAHIAAQRDADRQAREDERARRAAEREAANNPWNKAMTSATRSASSAIGRSVANEVTKAVLGSGRGKSGGGLLGQVVRGVLGGLLRR; the protein is encoded by the coding sequence ATGGGCGACGACGGCAGCATCTTCATCGGCGCGGGCGCGGGCGGAACGGCGCCGCAACGGCTCGACCTGCGCCGCGCCAACCGCCACGGCCTGATCGCGGGTGCGACCGGCACGGGCAAGACCGTGACGCTGCAAGGCGTGGTGGAGGGATTCTCCGCGGCCGGGGTCGCCTGCTTCGTCGCCGATGTGAAGGGCGACCTCTCCGGCCTGGCGCTCGCCGGCTCGCCCGCCGCGAAGACCCACGCCGCCTTCGCCGCGCGCGCCGCCGATATCGGCGATACCGACTGGCGCTACGCCGATACGCCGGTCCAGTTCTGGGATCTCTACGGCGAGCAGGGCCACCCCGTCCGCACCACCGTCAGCGAAATGGGGCCGCTGCTGCTCGCGCGGCTGATGGGACTGAACGAGGTGCAGGAGGGCGTCCTGACCATCGCCTTCCACGTCGCCGATGCGGAGGGGCTGCTGCTGATCGACCTCGACGACCTCCAGGCGATGCTGGCGCATTGCGCGGAGCGGGCGGAGGAACTGACCACCACCTACGGCAACGTCTCCCGACAGTCGATCGGCGCGATCCAGCGCGCGCTGCTCCAGCTCCGCTCGCAGGGAGCGGGCAATTTCTTCGGCGAACCCGCGCTGGAGCTCGACGACTTCCTCGGCACCGACGAGCGGGGACGCGGCATCGTGAACGTGCTGGCCGCCGACAGACTGATGGCCGCGCCGAAACTCTACGCCACCTTCCTGCTCTGGCTGCTCTCCGAACTGTTCGAGCATCTGCCCGAGGTCGGCGATCCCGAGAAGCCGACATTGTGCTTCTTCTTCGACGAGGCGCATCTGCTGTTCGACGACGCACCCGAGGCGCTGATGGAGAAGGTGGAGCAGGTCGTCCGCCTGATCCGCTCGAAGGGGGTGGGCGTGTATTTCATCACGCAGAACCCCATCGACATCCCCGACAAGGTCGCCGGCCAGCTGGGCAATCGTATCCAGCACAAGCTGAACGCCTTCACCCCGCGCGACCAGAAGGCGGTGCGCGCCGCCGCCGACACGTTCCGCGCCAACCCCGCGGTCGATGTCGCCAGCGCGATCACCGAGCTGAAGACGGGCGAGGCACTGGTGTCGCTGCTCCAGCGCGACGGCGCCCCCGCCCCCGTCGAGCGCACGCTGATCCGCCCGCCCGCGAGCCGCGTCGGCCCGGTCACCGCCGACGAGCGCCGCGTCCTGATCCAGACCGACCGCATTGGCGCCAAGTACGACACCGTCGTCGATCGCGAATCGGCGGAGGAATTGCTCGCCGCCAAGACGCACGAGGCCGCCGCCGCGCTGGCCGCCGCCCGCGCTCGGGACGACGCGGAAAAGGCGGCTGCGCTCGCCGCGAAGGAGCAGGCCAGAGCGGCGAAGGAGGCGGAGCGCGCCCATATCGCCGCGCAGCGCGATGCCGACCGGCAGGCGCGCGAGGACGAGCGCGCGCGCCGTGCCGCCGAGCGGGAGGCGGCGAACAACCCGTGGAACAAGGCGATGACCTCCGCCACCCGCTCCGCCTCCTCCGCGATCGGCCGCAGCGTCGCGAACGAGGTGACGAAGGCCGTGCTGGGATCGGGACGCGGCAAGAGCGGCGGCGGGCTGTTGGGCCAGGTGGTGCGCGGCGTCCTGGGCGGCCTGCTGCGGCGCTAG
- a CDS encoding Do family serine endopeptidase, giving the protein MRYAYALTGAILLGGTAASLTLQNPATAQVAQNEPGAINAAAPRVGAPMSFADMVAKLQPAVVNISTTQKVTVQQQANPFAGTPFGELFGQFGGGGGGAPVTREGQSLGSGFLISADGYVVTNNHVIAPAARGATVESIAVTLQDRKEYKAKLIGRDPTSDLAVLKIESSTPLPFVRLGDSTKARVGDWVVAIGQPFGLGGTVTAGIVSAVHRATGNGPFDSFIQTDAAINQGNSGGPMFNMSGDVIGINSQIYSQSGGNIGIGFAIPASEARPIIDTLMKGQKVQRGYLGVGIQPVTDDIAAALGLPKNQGEIIGRVEPGGPGAKAGLRAGDVVTQINGQAVTPDRTLSYLVANAAPGSTIRMNVIRDGRPTTLSATVSTRPSEDQLASLTGTGDDDGPLPDDGDEATAPSSLGVTVQPLTPQIARQVGVDSTVQGVVVGSVDPSSDAGQKLKRGDVISSINSQPVRTAADVARVVAAAKAAGRPQVLLNITRQRTSGVFVPVKIR; this is encoded by the coding sequence GTGCGGTATGCTTACGCCCTTACCGGCGCCATCCTTCTCGGCGGCACGGCGGCGTCGCTGACGCTGCAGAACCCGGCGACCGCGCAGGTCGCGCAGAACGAGCCCGGCGCGATCAACGCCGCCGCGCCGCGGGTCGGCGCACCGATGAGCTTCGCCGATATGGTCGCGAAGCTGCAGCCCGCGGTCGTCAACATTTCCACCACGCAGAAGGTGACCGTCCAGCAGCAGGCGAACCCCTTCGCCGGCACGCCCTTCGGCGAGCTGTTCGGCCAGTTCGGCGGCGGCGGTGGCGGCGCACCCGTCACGCGCGAGGGGCAATCGCTCGGCTCGGGCTTCCTGATCTCGGCCGACGGCTATGTCGTCACCAACAATCACGTCATCGCCCCCGCGGCCCGCGGCGCGACCGTGGAGTCGATCGCCGTCACCTTGCAGGACCGCAAGGAATACAAGGCGAAGCTGATCGGCCGCGATCCCACCTCCGACCTGGCGGTGCTGAAGATCGAATCCTCCACCCCGCTCCCGTTCGTCCGGCTGGGCGATTCGACGAAGGCGCGCGTGGGCGACTGGGTGGTCGCGATCGGCCAGCCGTTCGGGCTCGGGGGTACGGTGACGGCCGGTATCGTCTCGGCGGTGCACCGCGCGACGGGCAACGGCCCGTTCGACAGCTTCATCCAGACCGACGCCGCGATCAATCAGGGCAATTCCGGTGGCCCGATGTTCAACATGAGCGGCGACGTGATCGGCATCAACAGCCAGATCTATTCGCAGTCGGGCGGCAACATCGGCATCGGTTTCGCGATCCCCGCCAGTGAGGCGCGTCCAATCATCGATACGCTGATGAAGGGTCAGAAGGTCCAGCGCGGCTATCTGGGCGTCGGCATCCAGCCGGTGACCGACGATATCGCCGCCGCGCTCGGCCTGCCCAAGAACCAGGGCGAGATCATCGGCCGGGTCGAGCCGGGCGGCCCCGGCGCGAAGGCCGGCCTGCGCGCGGGCGACGTGGTGACGCAGATCAACGGCCAGGCGGTGACCCCGGATCGGACCCTGTCCTATCTGGTCGCCAATGCCGCCCCCGGCTCGACGATCCGGATGAACGTCATCCGCGACGGCAGGCCGACGACGCTGTCCGCCACGGTATCGACGCGTCCGTCGGAGGATCAGCTCGCCTCGCTGACCGGCACGGGCGACGACGACGGCCCGCTGCCCGACGATGGCGACGAGGCGACGGCGCCCAGCTCGCTGGGCGTGACCGTCCAGCCGCTGACCCCGCAGATCGCGCGTCAGGTGGGCGTCGATTCGACGGTGCAGGGCGTGGTCGTCGGATCGGTCGATCCGTCGAGCGACGCCGGGCAGAAGCTGAAGCGCGGCGACGTCATCTCGTCGATCAACTCGCAGCCGGTCCGTACCGCCGCGGATGTCGCGCGCGTCGTCGCCGCGGCGAAGGCGGCGGGCCGTCCGCAGGTGTTGCTGAACATCACCCGCCAGCGGACCAGCGGCGTCTTCGTCCCCGTCAAGATCCGCTGA